In Amia ocellicauda isolate fAmiCal2 chromosome 5, fAmiCal2.hap1, whole genome shotgun sequence, a genomic segment contains:
- the kcnj8 gene encoding ATP-sensitive inward rectifier potassium channel 8, whose product MLARKSIIPEEFVLPGITTGIVRKPRFRDRPRKARFIAKSGSCNLAHKNIREQGRFLQDVFTTLVDLKWRFTLVIFTMAFLCSWLLFAMLWWLVAFGHGDLVPDNGMNMEQCVTKVKSFTSAFLFSIEVQVTIGFGGRMITEQCPTAITVLIVQNIAGLIINAIMLGCIFMKTAQSHRRAETLIFSRHAVIAVRNNRLCFMFRVGDLRKSMIIGAAVRLQVVRKTTTPEGEVIPIHQIDIQTESPIKSNSIFLLAPLIICHVIDKNSPLYDLSASDLQSSDLEIIVILEGVVETTGITTQARTSYVTEEIQWGHRFVPIVTEEEGVYSVDYSKFGNTAKVVTPRCSARELDEKPSILIQTLQKSELSHQNSLRKRNSMRRNNSMRRNNSIRRNNSSLMVPKVQFLTPEGNQNVSDT is encoded by the exons ATGCTGGCAAGAAAGAGCATCATCCCAGAGGAGTTCGTGCTGCCGGGCATCACCACTGGAATTGTCCGCAAACCTCGCTTCCGAGACCGGCCACGCAAGGCTCGCTTCATCGCCAAGAGCGGCTCCTGCAACCTGGCGCACAAGAACATCCGCGAACAGGGCCGCTTCCTGCAGGACGTCTTCACCACGCTGGTGGACCTCAAGTGGCGCTTCACGCTGGTCATCTTCACCATGGCCTTCCTGTGCAGCTGGCTGCTCTTCGCCATGCTGTGGTGGCTGGTGGCGTTTGGGCACGGAGACCTGGTTCCCGATAACGGGATGAACATGGAACAGTGCGTTACCAAAGTCAA GTCATTCACATCGGCCTTTCTATTCTCCATCGAGGTGCAAGTGACCATTGGCTTCGGGGGGCGCATGATAACAGAGCAGTGTCCCACGGCCATCACCGTGCTGATCGTGCAGAACATCGCTGGGCTGATCATCAATGCCATCATGCTTGGCTGCATTTTTATGAAGACGGCGCAGTCCCACCGGCGCGCAGAGACACTCATCTTCAGCCGGCACGCTGTCATCGCCGTGCGCAACAACCGGCTATGCTTCATGTTCCGGGTGGGAGACCTGCGCAAGAGCATGATCATCGGGGCGGCCGTGAGGCTTCAGGTGGTGCGCAAGACCACCACGCCTGAGGGGGAGGTCATCCCCATCCACCAGATCGACATTCAGACTGAGAGCCCCATTAAGAGCAACAGCATCTTCCTGCTGGCCCCCCTCATCATCTGCCACGTCATCGATAAGAACAGCCCCCTCTATGACCTGTCTGCCAGCGACCTGCAGAGCAGCGACCTGGAgatcattgtcatcctggaagggGTGGTGGAGACCACGGGCATCACCACCCAGGCCCGGACCTCTTACGTGACCGAGGAGATCCAGTGGGGCCACCGCTTTGTGCCCATCGTGACCGAAGAGGAAGGGGTGTACTCAGTGGACTACTCCAAGTTCGGGAACACCGCCAAGGTGGTGACGCCGCGCTGCAGCGCCCGGGAGCTGGACGAGAAGCCCTCCATCCTCATCCAGACACTGCAGAAGAGCGAGCTCTCCCACCAGAACTCCCTGCGCAAGAGGAACTCCATGAGGCGCAACAACTCCATGAGGAGAAACAACTCCATCCGCCGGAACAACTCCTCGCTGATGGTGCCCAAAGTGCAGTTCCTGACACCCGAGGGCAACCAGAACGTGTCAGACACATGA